A region of Theileria annulata chromosome 2, complete sequence, *** SEQUENCING IN PROGRESS *** DNA encodes the following proteins:
- a CDS encoding metallo-protease, putative (chr2.cand.508 - metallo-protease;~4 probable transmembrane helices predicted for TA15870 by TMHMM2.0 at aa 126-148, 168-190, 205-227 and 359-381), which produces MGLRNLFHKPLHFEYALLAHSLCKLLRLYALCRQLCLVKKELAGEKKVVTTLAKKDDENYKKTLALLKPYLTSAAYQKTLEYSRDKLRLEMTFELVHLALSVPFCFNNTLLKFWHLSGELLRHKCHYSQVLVYFALRLGFSFLFRLPFRYYTAYRLEKKHGFKTKSRFVFLKQYLLCYAFYVLLLTGLASGLTWLNKFSKSNFRVNALAFLVFFKTALVFVVPLFLAFEHKLLPLSDPELRREVDAMGKKLGLTSKNVHVVSANTAPSHGLALHWGFCKFKHAYLNESYVTLGKPSAMALLSHVFGHFKHHHFFKTFVFDLLKDSLFLFLFDHFKGDTALFKSFNTHSVPALTMKLDTFVAFVCPLYFLCNALKSVYFHYLEFEADRHAVRLGHSDELVNFWTTVYREKKWFFNVDPLYGKLFNFNPLFGAKHGGAPSLFERVYAVYDATVASKPVSN; this is translated from the exons ATGGGTTTACGCAACTTGTTCCATAAACCCTTACATTTTGAATATGCTCTTCTGGCTCATTCGTTGTGTAAACTTTTGAGGCTATATGCACTATGTAGACAGTTGTGTTTAGTTAAGAAGGAATTGGCAGGAGAAAAGAAAGTCGTTACTACTTTAGCGAAAAAGGATGAtgaaaattacaaaaaaacTCTTGCTCTCCTCAAACCCTACCTAACATCAGCAGCCTATCAGAAAACATTGGAATACTCCAGAGATAAATTGAGACTTGAAATGACCTTTGAATTAGTTCATCTGGCTCTTTCTGTACCGTTCTGTTTTAACAACACTCTTTTGAAATTTTGGCATTTATCAGGTGAACTATTGCGTCATAAATGTCATTATTCACAG GTTCTTGTTTACTTTGCCCTTAGATTGGGTTTTTCATTCTTGTTCCGTTTACCATTCCGTTACTACACTGCCTACAGATTGGAGAAAAAACATGGATTTAAAACCAAAAGCAGATTTGTTTTTCTTAAACAATATTTACTATGTTATGCCTTCTATGTTTTACTTCTTACTGGATTGGCTTCTGGTCTCACCTGGCTTAACAAGTTCTCCAAGTCAAACTTCAGAGTCAAT gCTCTTGCATTCTTGGTTTTTTTCAAAACTGCTCTGGTATTCGTAGTTCCATTGTTTTTGGCCTTTGAACACAAATTGCTACCATTGAGTGATCCTGAGCTTAGGAGGGAAGTCGATGCAATG ggTAAAAAACTAGGATTGACATCAAAGAATGTCCATGTTGTGTCAGCAAATACTGCACCTTCTCATGGACTCGCTTTACATTGGGGATTTTGTAAGTTTAAGCATGCTTATCTCAATGAATCTTACGTTACCCTTGGAAAACCATCAGCTATGGCATTACTTTCTCATGTATTTGGTCATTTCAAACATCACCATTTCTTCAAAACATTTGTATTCgatttattaaaagattCATTGTTTCTATTTTTGTTTGACCATTTCAAGGGAGATACTGCATTATTCAAGAGCTTCAATACACATTCTGTACCTGCCCTCACAATGAAACTTGATACGTTCGTTGCATTTGTTTGCCCCTTGTACTTTTTGTGCAATGCTCTGAAATCTGTCTATTTTCATTACCTTGAATTTGAGGCAGATCGACATGCTGTGAGATTAGGTCACAGTGATGAATTGGTTAATTTCTGGACTACTGTTTATAGGGAAAAGAAGTGGTTCTTCAATGTAGACCCACTATATGgcaaattatttaattttaatccTCTATTTGGTGCAAAACATGGAGGTGCTCCATCACTTTTTGAAAGGGTTTATGCTGTTTATGATGCTACTGTAGCTTCAAAGCCTGtttctaattaa
- a CDS encoding phosphoacetylglucosamine mutase, putative (chr2.C.cand.15 - hypothetical protein, some sim. to phosphoacetylglucosamine mutase) → MLDFSQIPNGPDIPEGYVDVIYGTAGFRANTENPPGNLEHVAYRCGLLFASLPFISEPYFQKYSRSFSFNGSMGLGIVVTASHNPCSDNGIKLFSPSGRTLECAWEPIFTSFVNTRDPIQSTLSNMFTKFGYKPRDLNLNILIGCDTRPSCLSLVSNLTLGIKAIYKLLNLTNSNVNFIGMITSPTISYLLSSNTTWAKDDEMYISFLSNSFNKIYNKLQDLGLVDFSQNVDNPEELFFDCSYGVGGYKVIRFFDLFRKLGIIPSICNFHRFGKDQDLNYKCGASYVYSTSCFPQALKKSFNIYFNKRFCCFDGDADRVLYYIPCDPVPNANGEYTVLQLHGDRLLIVTMMLLWTFLANHKKKLTVGIFQTRYSNGSSVNYIDALIDRYSSENKNVSWKHEYFNSGLKNAEKLAEKYDISVYYETNGHGNVVYNRTFHSKDCYQNLSDQSTNIQSPKSFDALELSSLDTCMTNSTISSLTDFKEEFSDTLLFDFLGIFFPSGDGIMNSLFLELTFRILKLSFHDCLNFYTDFPSSHFQYHLTPELKTLFSSTANETVLKEPKILQDKIDSKTKEFSFCRAFLRPSGTEALLRIYVEGETQEIVQNVQNYIVNEIDVFLASHKLLQS, encoded by the coding sequence ATGTTGGACTTCTCTCAGATTCCAAATGGCCCAGATATTCCAGAAGGGTACGTCGATGTAATTTATGGGACAGCCGGCTTCAGAGCAAACACAGAAAATCCACCAGGAAACTTGGAACACGTAGCCTACAGATGCGGACTGCTTTTCGCCTCACTTCCCTTCATATCCGAACCATATTTCCAAAAATATTCCAGATCATTTAGTTTTAATGGGTCAATGGGACTGGGAATTGTAGTTACAGCCAGCCACAATCCGTGCTCAGACAACGGAATTAAACTTTTTTCGCCATCCGGAAGAACCTTGGAATGCGCCTGGGAACCAATATTTACATCCTTTGTAAATACAAGGGATCCAATCCAGTCCACCCTATCCAATATGTTCACCAAGTTCGGATATAAACCTAGAGATTTAAATCTTAACATATTGATTGGATGTGACACAAGACCATCGTGTCTATCTCTAGTCTCAAATTTAACCTTGGGGATTAAGGCGATCTACAAACTTTTAAATCTTACCAATTCAAACGTTAATTTTATCGGTATGATAACATCCCCTACAATTTCCTACCTGCTATCTTCTAATACAACATGGGCCAAGGATGATGAGATGTACATATcgtttttatcaaattcatttaataagaTTTACAATAAGTTACAGGATTTAGGCCTGGTAGACTTTTCCCAAAATGTTGATAACCCAGAAGAACTATTTTTTGATTGCTCATACGGAGTTGGAGGATATAAGGTAATAAGGTTTTTCGATTTATTCAGAAAGCTCGGAATCATTCCATCCATATGCAACTTTCATAGGTTCGGAAAAGACCAAGATTTAAACTATAAATGCGGTGCCTCATACGTATACTCAACATCATGCTTCCCACAAGCTCTAAAAAAAAGTTTTAACATTTACTTTAACAAACGTTTCTGCTGCTTCGATGGCGATGCAGATAGAGTACTTTACTACATACCATGTGACCCAGTACCTAATGCTAATGGCGAATACACCGTGTTACAACTCCATGGCGACCGGCTCCTTATCGTAACTATGATGCTTTTATGGACTTTTCTAGCCAATCACAAAAAGAAACTTACCGTTGGAATATTCCAAACGAGATATTCCAACGGCTCATCCGTTAATTACATAGATGCACTGATTGATCGATATAGCTCTGAAAACAAAAACGTTTCATGGAAACATGAGTATTTCAATAGCGGCTTAAAAAATGCCGAAAAACTTGCCGAAAAATACGATATTTCAGTTTATTACGAAACTAACGGCCACGGCAACGTTGTGTACAACAGGACTTTCCATTCCAAAGATTGTTATCAAAATCTCTCTGACCAAAGCACAAACATTCAATCCCCTAAATCATTTGATGCGCTAGAACTTTCATCGCTGGACACCTGCATGACAAATTCTACCATTTCGTCCCTAACTGATTTTAAGGAAGAATTTTCTGATACACTGCTATTTGACTTTCTAGGGATTTTTTTCCCAAGTGGTGATGGTATCATGAATTCCTTGTTCCTAGAACTTACATTCAGAATCCTCAAACTCAGTTTCCACGACTGTCTCAACTTTTACACAGATTTCCCCTCCTCCCACTTCCAATATCACTTGACCCCGGAACTCAAGACATTGTTCAGCTCCACAGCCAACGAAACCGTCCTAAAAGAACCCAAAATTCTTCAGGACAAGATTGACTCAAAGACAAAAGAATTCAGTTTCTGTCGCGCCTTTCTTCGTCCTTCCGGAACTGAGGCTCTTCTGAGGATTTATGTGGAGGGTGAGACTCAAGAAATCGTCCAAAACGTCCAGAATTACATAGTAAATGAAATAGACGTGTTTTTGGCCAGTCACAAACTCCTACAATCTTGA
- a CDS encoding uncharacterized protein (chr2.cand.507 - signal peptide, hypothetical protein;~secreted protein, putative), producing MVGVQKNQRDAKTIQEKDYFPKFLMLPLPFTKIRSNETTPKRVEDKKPNSPQSSKIESFRFTETWSQLLEPENLQEFTNMDVGIYMNGNIMYLFFENFLMDAILGENFQGPAAVYNHGRILSVNNECLNRGIKKGMYVETSLDICKDMKLVKYDWDKVNERGLRIIRLLKKYTDRILSPQYNEFYLQISYTECRNLLETVCSNTDENICNLAIQISREVPGDPVIGIGKNMLVSKLASKRCRNLKINSQESEYDYDLSPVLCITSIYGGCYMVSDKICIVTDGFRFLNNVYLSEIPGVGYLSQVLKSKGLVTCNDVRKIGTPLCLQSVLGGRIGKLVYNFCFGYDYRCANLPKKQQDFFLNKSFMSCVTIGSQNSSISICDNCTQNSTKQNEPEKEQEESKSSSKGPSQETVGDSEGGNLERGSEERVLRKLLSKVLKDLCSVYSLFDKCIINYSIKYKCSVKLHIHSDTQYTKTITSILDKQSLRHTINSLYDKIKSEFGIEFSQIKKMELEILDVVRVEQDNTIIDKFLKERNPTSQESQSPFRFSFPSSSSATVTPNDSIYSPSEMCTPTRRLNGWKLDSISLDSKTPQSQTKSISSISASRTLNTPNILGYLEFKGQVSQKSNPDSSVDSKTRTPSRSRRSLKLSRGQKYITEYLSPSKFEFS from the exons ATGGTGGGTGTTCAGAAGAATCAAAGGGATGCCAAAACAATACAA GAGAAAGATTATTTTCCAAAGTTTCTCATGTTGCCACTGCCGTTCACAAAAATAAGGTCAAATGAGACTACACCAAAAAGAGTTGAGGATAAAAAGCCAAACTCACCACAAAGCTCAAAGATCGAGTCATTCAGATTCACTGAAACCTGGTCGCAACTCCTAGAACCCGAAAACCTCCAAGAGTTCACTAACATGGACGTCGGAATATACATGAATGGGAACataatgtatttattttttgaaaatttcCTGATGGATGCAATCTTGGGAGAAAACTTTCAAGGCCCAGCAGCAGTGTACAACCACGGTAGAATTCTATCAGTAAATAATGAATGTTTGAACAGAGGAATAAAGAAAGGAATGTATGTCGAAACATCACTAGATATATGTAAAGATATGAAACTCGTTAAGTACGACTGGGATAAGGTAAACGAAAGAGGATTGCGAATCATTAGGCTCCTGAAAAAATATACGGATCGCATTCTCTCTCCGCAATACAACGAGTTTTATCTACAGATTTCATATACAGAATGTAGAAACTTGCTGGAAACCGTTTGCTCAAACACAGATGAGAACATTTGTAACCTTGCAATCCAGATCTCAAGAGAAGTCCCTGGAGATCCAGTAATAGGTATTGGAAAGAACATGCTTGTCTCAAAGTTGGCATCAAAAAGGTGTCGAAACCTGAAAATCAATTCCCAAGAATCTGAGTACGATTATGACCTTTCACCAGTCCTCTGTATAACGTCAATTTATGGTGGGTGTTATATGGTTTCagataaaatttgtatagtGACCGATGGATTCAGGTTCCTAAACAACGTTTACTTAAGTGAGATTCCTGGGGTGGGTTACCTCTCCCAAGTTTTGAAGAGTAAGGGCCTAGTAACGTGTAATGATGTTCGTAAGATAGGTACACCCTTGTGTTTGCAATCAGTTTTGGGAGGCAGGATTGGTAAACTGGTATACAATTTCTGTTTCGGGTATGATTACAGATGCGCAAACTTGCCCAAGAAACAACAGGATTTCTTTTTGAACAAATCATTCATGAGCTGTGTAACGATCGGATCACAAAATTCCAGCATCTCAATTTGTGATAATTGTACTCAAAATTCAACCAAACAGAATGAACCAGAAAAGGAACAAGAGGAATCAAAGTCAAGTTCTAAAGGACCAAGTCAAGAAACTGTAGGGGATAGTGAAGGAGGTAATCTTGAAAGAGGATCTGAAGAAAGAGTGCTTAGAAAATTACTCAGCAAAGTATTAAAAGATCTTTGTTCTGTGTATTCACTATTTGACAAgtgtattattaattattccaTCAAGTACAAATGCAGTGTTAAACTACATATACACTCTGACACCCAATACACCAAGACTATCACTTCTATCCTGGACAAACAGTCACTGAGACACACAATCAACAGTCTATACGACAAAATTAAGAG tgAATTCGGAATTGAGTTTTCCCAAATAAAAAAGATGGAGCTGGAAATACTCGATGTCGTTAGAGTTGAGCAAGATAACACAATCATCGATAAGTTTTTGAAGGAAAGGAATCCAACAAGCCAAGAATCACAAAGCCCTTTCAGATTTTCGTTTCCTTCATCATCTAGTGCTACAGTTACTCCTAATGACTCCATATATTCACCAAGTGAAATGTGCACTCCCACACGTAGACTAAACGGCTGGAAACTGGACTCCATTTCTCTAGATTCCAAGACACCTCAAAGTCAAACTAAATCGATAAGCTCCATCAGTGCTTCTAGAACTCTTAATACTCCGAATATTCTAGGATACCTGGAATTCAAAGGGCAAGTTTCACAAAAATCTAATCCCGATTCCAGTGTTGACTCCAAGACTAGGACTCCCTCCAGGTCACGCAGGTCTCTAAAACTTTCTAGGGGACAGAAATATATCACTGAGTACCTCTCTCCGTCGAAGTTTGAATTTTCTTAA
- a CDS encoding synaptobrevin-like protein, putative (prenylated protein, putative;~chr2.cand.506 - prenylated protein, putative): protein MQKHNITYLGVLQCKEEPVVLTQSFHFSDLPYFSRSQAKNVSTFMARELSKRVDYGFTATTVDEYLVYSNKWSTGLCILCICNSQYPARTAFGLLQHSFFIFNDKYCYEDLKFDNDLNLSLPELKELILKYKNPEAVDMYQNVYGKVQNTINIVHKTVKDLLNCEENLESLVNQSKDLSSRTKDVFAKSKKLKRRSCCSLM, encoded by the coding sequence ATGCAAAAGCATAACATCACATACCTAGGAGTGCTGCAATGTAAGGAGGAACCAGTAGTGTTAACACAATCCTTCCATTTCTCAGACTTACCGTACTTTTCAAGAAGCCAAGCCAAAAATGTGTCAACTTTCATGGCAAGAGAATTGTCAAAGAGAGTAGATTATGGATTTACAGCAACAACAGTGGATGAATACCTAGTGTACTCGAATAAATGGAGTACAGGATTGTGTATTTTATGTATTTGTAACTCACAATACCCAGCAAGAACAGCATTTGGACTCCTGCAACATTCGttcttcatatttaatgataaatacTGTTAtgaagatttaaaatttgataatgaTTTGAATCTGAGCCTTCCAGAGCTTAAAGAATTGATATTAAAGTACAAGAACCCGGAAGCAGTAGATATGTACCAGAACGTATACGGAAAGGTACAGAACACAATCAACATCGTTCACAAAACAGTAAAAGACCTGTTAAACTGCGAAGAAAACCTGGAATCATTGGTAAACCAAAGTAAGGACCTGTCATCAAGAACAAAAGACGTTTTCGCTAAAAGTAAAAAGCTAAAGAGGAGAAGCTGTTGTTCATTGATGTGA
- a CDS encoding uncharacterized protein (chr2.cand.505 - PF01142 uncharacterized protein family UPF0024;~uncharacterized protein family UPF0024) — protein MATKSISVGIEKTISDCVPKVKSKRVNGFVKFLLEDFHVHEIDLEGKILNLGQFVNIAQIEQAFERKKRTETGQQFLSTYKENSSVNYPDDLFQDLDKVRFDALLRSLSNKLQLQTKNNEAHFALLCCKNKEDMKKIRTRVHQWIRTELPFLESTTVDLKSCKEDEKMSEYLESYSDFSTLQPDYNLIIVEPTKLCKKFLTTKVNENCVEPFLGPESQLTLDEIVKKVDKTDYETFKPKSYARYLHFNMLKINRETSEVVNMICKSAKRSSFDIFSAGNKDKRGITVQRMCIRRCKIVDLFEAMTKGWFNDVYLSDFLYKNKRISLGDLTGNHFKIVIRGIEDQSNIHKCMETLKTYGFINYFGLQRFGTKKVGTHIVGAALIHQKYDLAIRLILGDIETAKQYKVFNKFFKDSEPEKVDNCESTSIKPENLEGEMEGRKYRWATDYYLIDNDPETALKNLPSHLFIEKSILKGIISKIPSDKCLGRVPKNILSIYVHSTQSLLFNLAASERLDKFGYKVVAGDLVATGEQELSESSESEENEPNLSKNKRIQILEVENEEEAKRYTIEQVVLPLPGDNVKYPRNIEEFYRKIAMENFNISLDDFSSFKDVEGKKHRSLVSVRGSYRFLIVKPKDISYEVIENLEDPFQVLIKPEIEGYMQYLENYETQKNSENIFKLGDLIRNKSALLLRCSLPKSSYITVALREIITDQSIENNYI, from the coding sequence ATGGCAACCAAGAGCATATCAGTGGGAATTGAAAAAACAATCTCCGATTGCGTGCCGAAGGTAAAATCAAAAAGAGTTAACGGGTTTGTTAAATTTCTGTTGGAGGATTTTCATGTACACGAAATTGATCTTGAAGGTAAAATATTGAACCTGGGCCAGTTCGTTAATATCGCACAAATCGAACAAGCATTCGAAAGGAAAAAAAGAACAGAAACTGGCCAACAATTTCTCTCAACATATAAAGAAAATTCATCAGTAAACTATCCAGATGATTTGTTTCAGGATCTTGACAAGGTGAGATTTGATGCTTTGCTTAGATCTTtgagtaataaattacagTTACAAACTAAGAACAATGAGGCTCATTTTGCATTACTGTGTTGCAAGAACAAGGAAGatatgaagaaaattagAACAAGAGTACATCAGTGGATAAGAACTGAACTGCCGTTTTTGGAATCAACAACCGTAGATTTGAAGAGTTGCAAAGAAGATGAGAAGATGAGCGAATACTTAGAAAGCTATTCTGACTTTTCTACACTGCAACCAGACTATAATCTCATCATCGTTGAGCCCACGAAACTTTGTAAAAAGTTTTTAACAACCAAAGTCAATGAAAATTGTGTGGAGCCCTTTTTAGGACCCGAAAGCCAACTAACATTGGACGAAATAGTTAAAAAAGTAGATAAAACTGATTATGAAACATTTAAACCTAAATCTTACGCAAGATACTTGCACTTCAACATGcttaaaataaatagaGAAACCTCGGAAGTTGTAAATATGATATGCAAATCAGCAAAAAGATCAAGTTTTGATATCTTCTCTGCTGGAAACAAGGACAAAAGAGGAATCACAGTCCAAAGGATGTGTATAAGAAGATGTAAAATAGTAGATCTGTTCGAAGCAATGACAAAGGGATGGTTCAATGATGTGTATCTAAGCGattttttatacaaaaataaaagaatcAGTTTAGGAGATTTGACCGGAAACCATTTCAAAATAGTGATCAGAGGAATAGAAGATCAATCAAACATACACAAATGCATGGAGACACTGAAAACCTATGGATTTATAAACTATTTCGGACTTCAGAGGTTCGGAACGAAAAAGGTTGGAACCCATATAGTTGGGGCAGCGTTAATACACCAAAAATATGATCTTGCAATCAGACTGATCCTTGGAGATATAGAAACTGCTAAACAATACAAAGTgttcaataaatttttcaaaGATTCCGAACCTGAGAAAGTGGATAACTGTGAATCAACATCAATTAAGCCTGAGAATTTGGAAGGTGAAATGGAAGGCAGAAAGTATAGGTGGGCGACTGATTACTACCTGATAGATAATGATCCGGAAACGGCACTAAAGAACTTACCTAGTCACCTGTTTATAGAAAAGAGTATATTAAAGGGCattatttctaaaataCCCTCTGATAAGTGCCTAGGAAGAGTACCCAAAAACATTCTTTCAATTTATGTACACTCGACTCAGAGTCTCTTATTCAACCTTGCAGCATCAGAAAGACTTGATAAATTCGGATACAAGGTGGTAGCTGGTGATTTGGTCGCAACTGGAGAGCAAGAACTAAGTGAGTCAAGCGAAAGTGAAGAAAATGAGCCAAATCTAAGTAAAAACAAGAGAATACAGATACTGGAAgttgaaaatgaagaagaagCTAAGAGATATACAATTGAACAAGTGGTTCTACCACTCCCGGGAGATAATGTGAAGTATCCCAGAAACATCGAAGAATTCTACCGCAAAATCGCCATGGAAAACTTCAATATTTCTCTGGATGACTTCTCTTCGTTCAAGGATGTTGAAGGGAAAAAACATAGAAGTCTGGTTTCAGTAAGAGGATCATATAGATTCCTTATAGTTAAGCCGAAGGATATTTCATACGAAGTTATTGAGAATCTTGAAGATCCTTTCCAAGTTTTAATAAAGCCGGAAATAGAAGGTTATATGCAATATTTAGAGAATTATGAGACCCAGAAGAATTCggaaaatattttcaaattagGAGATCTAATAAGGAACAAATCAGCTCTCCTCTTAAGATGCTCCCTTCCGAAATCCTCCTATATCACGGTAGCTCTACGTGAAATTATAACAGACCAGTcaatagaaaataattatatttaa
- a CDS encoding uncharacterized protein (chr2.cand.504 - possible signal peptide, conserved hypothetical protein;~secreted protein, putative) — translation MKFCELPILLTTVIRPVQICNQIPLRKAPKPKTKPKPKQQETVGVTRYYPYIPPNLIVDTVNSLKDKESLSEILDLIFSPLSPSDTIEDRKLYQKTYNIYQLYKKKIIEKYKERESYVKSQMFDAIENLPENLYDETVQSETEPIPEELTFQKAYREQLINKHLSDYEIEKLDTFRMLMYLRFPHTETKLKNPGLFWLEEKKMISRQKQASLLSRNSKSKN, via the coding sequence ATGAAATTTTGTGAATTACCAATATTGTTAACAACAGTAATACGTCCAGTTCAAATTTGTAATCAAATACCATTGAGAAAAGCACCGAAACCAAAAACTAAACCAAAACCAAAACAACAAGAAACAGTTGGAGTAACAAGATATTATCCATATATTCCACCAAACCTAATAGTAGATACAGTAAACTCACTAAAAGATAAAGAAAGCTTATCAGAGATCCTAGATCTCATTTTCAGCCCATTGTCGCCATCGGATACAATAGAAGATCGCAAACTGTACCAAAaaacatataatatttatcaattgTATAAGAAGAAAATCATAGAAAAGTATAAAGAAAGGGAATCCTATGTAAAATCACAAATGTTCGATGCAATTGAAAATCTACCAGAAAATCTATACGACGAAACAGTCCAATCAGAAACAGAACCAATACCAGAGGAATTAACATTTCAAAAAGCATATAGAGAAcaactaattaataaacATTTATCAGATTACGAAATAGAAAAACTCGATACATTTCGAATGTTAATGTATTTAAGATTCCCACACACGGAAACGAAACTAAAGAACCCAGGATTATTTTGGCTGGAAGAAAAGAAAATGATATCAAGACAGAAACAAGCATCATTGTTATCAAGAAATTCTAAATCAAAAAACTAG
- a CDS encoding apoptosis inhibitor, Bax-1 homologue, putative (all_bases.cand.508 - PF01027 Uncharacterised protein family UPF0005;~7 probable transmembrane helices predicted for TA15840 by TMHMM2.0 at aa 36-53, 57-79, 91-109, 119-141, 148-170, 174-193 and 209-231), giving the protein MDNFTKFNTGRPYFNVNTILDFAPLTEPQKVHLTKVYTTLALSALITFLSVVINGPWALLHPLFGVLSVLGSLFYIIFTKTSRNDSNYKRLVALLFFSLGLGITYRNYVLQAFAFNPEIVTTALMGSIGIFGSFSLASLFMKTRTAMYLGALIFSLSNYIMMVNFANYFFRSKFVNNVTLILGLFLFVGYIAFDTQMVLKEVKNGNEDYIYHAMMLYYDLFALFLELLIYLMEKEKSKSKKDKN; this is encoded by the exons atggatAACTTCACCAAGTTCAATACAGGAAGACCGTACTTCAACgttaatacaattttagATTTCGCTCCATTGACGGAGCCCCAAAAGGTCCATCTTACAAAGGTTTACACAACACTAGCCTTGTCAGCACTCATAACTTTTCTGTCTGTAGTGATAAATGGACCATGGGCACTGCTCCACCCCTTATTTGGAGTTCTCTCAGTCTTGGGGAGCTTATTCTACATTATTTTCACTAAAACTAGCAGAAAT GATTCTAATTATAAAAGGCTCGTTgcattattatttttttctctGGGACTAGGGATTACATATAGAAACTATGTATTACAAGCTTTCGCCTTCAACCCAG AAATCGTTACAACCGCGCTCATGGGATCTATTGGGATTTTCGGATCATTCTCATTGGCATCACTCTTCATGAAAACTAGAACAGCAATGTACTTGGGAGCATTGATCTTTTCGCTCTCCAACTATATCATGATGGTCAACTTCGCAAATTACTTCTTCAGATCAAAATTCGTCAACAATGTAACCCTCATCCTAGGATTGTTTTTGTTCGTAGG GTATATTGCATTTGACACTCAAATGGTACTAAAGGAAGTGAAGAATGGAAACGAAGACTACATCTACCACGCAATGATGCTTTACTACGACCTCTTTGCACTTTTCCTGGAACTacttatttatttgatgGAAAAAGAAAAAAGCAAATCAAAAAAGGATAAAAATTGA